From the genome of Hathewaya histolytica, one region includes:
- the spoIIIAA gene encoding stage III sporulation protein AA, giving the protein MIHIKRVLDILPLRLKQELENGKENTDIQEIRIRSGKNLIYIKNMQEVISDYIVKREDLDYLIRKISNYSIYAFEEELKQGYITIEGGHRIGICGNCVIENNKIKTMKDIGSINIRISKDIEGCSRKVLKYILKENTLLNTIIISPPKCGKTTLIRDIGRNISNGIEEMNFNGIKLCIVDERSEIAACYKGVPQMNVGLRTDILDGCPKSYGIMMAIRSMSPEVVICDEIGTKEDMESIIMALNCGVGIITTIHGKGVEDLYRRAVFKDILDNKVFHRAIVLNNKIGTGNIEYIYDFIEKTYIEV; this is encoded by the coding sequence ATGATCCATATTAAAAGGGTTTTAGATATTCTTCCCTTAAGATTAAAACAGGAGCTAGAGAATGGAAAAGAAAATACGGACATACAAGAAATAAGGATTAGATCAGGCAAAAATTTGATTTACATAAAAAATATGCAAGAGGTAATCAGTGATTATATTGTTAAAAGAGAAGATTTAGATTATTTAATTAGAAAGATTAGTAATTATTCCATTTATGCATTTGAGGAGGAGCTTAAGCAGGGGTACATTACAATCGAAGGTGGACACAGAATAGGTATATGTGGTAATTGCGTAATTGAAAATAATAAAATAAAGACAATGAAAGATATTGGGTCTATTAATATAAGAATTTCAAAGGATATAGAAGGGTGTTCACGTAAAGTTTTAAAATACATTTTGAAAGAAAATACTCTATTAAATACCATAATAATATCTCCTCCTAAATGTGGAAAAACCACTCTTATTAGAGATATAGGAAGAAATATATCAAATGGTATAGAAGAAATGAACTTTAATGGAATAAAGCTTTGTATTGTAGATGAAAGAAGTGAAATAGCGGCATGTTATAAGGGTGTTCCTCAAATGAATGTAGGACTAAGAACTGATATTTTAGATGGTTGTCCAAAAAGTTATGGAATAATGATGGCTATAAGAAGCATGTCTCCAGAAGTAGTTATATGTGATGAAATTGGTACAAAAGAGGATATGGAGAGTATTATTATGGCACTAAACTGTGGCGTTGGAATAATTACAACTATACATGGAAAAGGTGTAGAGGATTTATACAGAAGGGCAGTTTTTAAAGATATTTTAGATAATAAAGTTTTTCATCGTGCCATAGTTTTAAACAATAAAATTGGTACTGGAAATATAGAATATATTTACGATTTTATAGAGAAAACTTATATAGAGGTGTAA
- the spoIIIAB gene encoding stage III sporulation protein SpoIIIAB: protein MIKIFGCLMIFGGCTTLGFRYSKTLSTRVFELKELEKAVMILENEITYTYTELPDAFLKVSNELESPLSMVFKKAHENLISTEFNDIHDSLINALEEEEDKLSLDKKDKNIIIQLSKSLGQWDIEAHKNVLKLCRKNIEEQIQVGTRKEMREGKMFKTLGISLGAIICILLL, encoded by the coding sequence ATGATTAAGATTTTTGGATGTTTAATGATTTTTGGAGGATGTACTACTTTAGGATTTAGATATTCTAAGACTTTAAGCACAAGAGTTTTTGAATTAAAGGAATTAGAAAAAGCTGTAATGATATTAGAAAATGAAATTACCTATACCTATACTGAACTACCAGATGCATTTTTAAAAGTAAGCAATGAGTTAGAGAGTCCTTTATCCATGGTGTTTAAAAAGGCTCATGAGAATTTAATTAGTACTGAATTTAATGATATTCATGATTCATTAATAAATGCTTTAGAAGAAGAGGAAGACAAGTTGAGCTTAGATAAAAAAGATAAAAATATTATAATTCAGTTATCAAAAAGCCTAGGACAATGGGATATTGAAGCACATAAAAATGTATTAAAACTTTGTAGGAAAAATATAGAAGAGCAAATACAAGTGGGGACAAGAAAAGAAATGAGAGAGGGGAAAATGTTTAAAACCCTAGGTATTTCTCTTGGAGCTATAATTTGCATTTTATTATTGTAA
- the spoIIIAC gene encoding stage III sporulation protein AC, giving the protein MMDISLILKMAGVGILVVVIDKVLKGAGKDDYAVITNLAGIVIILLMVINLINHLFSTVKTLFTF; this is encoded by the coding sequence ATGATGGACATATCATTAATACTTAAAATGGCGGGTGTAGGCATTCTGGTAGTAGTTATTGATAAAGTTTTAAAGGGTGCAGGGAAAGATGACTATGCTGTAATAACTAATTTAGCTGGAATAGTAATAATACTTCTTATGGTTATAAATTTGATAAACCATCTTTTTAGTACGGTAAAAACTTTATTTACTTTTTAG